Proteins encoded in a region of the Cetobacterium ceti genome:
- the citF gene encoding citrate lyase subunit alpha gives MKNILGRDVPDYIEGYGEVRQYKGALSEKEGAIKKNFTFKRVLPGDCKLYKDIEKLMDKLPLKDGMTVSFHHHLRNGDYILNLVMNEIAKRGYKDITIAASSIFPCHEPLVELMEKGIVTGLYAAYISGPVAEAISHGKLKNPVVMHTHGGRARIFESGDRKIDIAFLAAPTCDEYGNINGVEGKSACGALGYAHTDAELAETVVAITDNLVEYPNPIIEINQTLIDYVLVIDEIGNPKGIVSGTTQITKNPIGLKVASLTSKFIEASGYLKDGMSFQTGAGGISLAVAAELKDIMKRKEICGSFASGGITGYIVDMYKEGLFKALFDVQCFDLKAIESTRINKEHIRMSASMYANPNNKGAVVNKLDVVILGATEMDTNFNVNVTTGSNGVIMGGSGGHADTAAGSKLCIIVSQLVNARISVVKDKVTTVTTPGETVDVLVTERGIAINPLRTDLIERFKNSNLPIKTIEELRDIAKTLTGEEKEIKFEDKIVGVVEYRDGTIIDTLKMVK, from the coding sequence ATGAAAAATATTTTAGGAAGAGATGTTCCTGATTATATAGAGGGATATGGTGAAGTTAGACAATATAAAGGTGCCCTTTCTGAAAAAGAAGGAGCTATCAAAAAGAACTTTACCTTTAAAAGAGTTCTCCCAGGAGATTGTAAATTATATAAAGATATTGAAAAATTAATGGATAAATTACCACTAAAAGATGGAATGACAGTTTCTTTTCACCATCATTTAAGAAATGGTGACTATATTCTTAACTTAGTTATGAATGAAATTGCTAAAAGAGGTTATAAAGATATTACCATTGCTGCTAGTTCTATATTCCCATGTCATGAGCCATTAGTTGAACTTATGGAAAAAGGTATTGTTACAGGACTTTATGCAGCTTATATTTCTGGGCCTGTGGCTGAAGCCATTTCCCATGGAAAATTAAAAAATCCAGTTGTTATGCATACACATGGTGGTAGAGCTAGAATATTTGAAAGTGGAGATAGAAAAATTGATATTGCTTTCTTAGCTGCTCCTACTTGTGATGAATATGGAAATATAAATGGTGTTGAAGGAAAATCTGCTTGTGGTGCTTTAGGATATGCTCACACAGATGCTGAATTAGCTGAAACTGTAGTTGCAATTACAGATAACCTTGTTGAATATCCAAATCCTATAATTGAAATCAATCAAACTTTAATTGATTATGTTCTTGTTATAGATGAAATTGGTAATCCTAAGGGAATTGTTTCTGGTACAACTCAAATTACTAAAAATCCAATAGGATTAAAAGTTGCCTCTTTAACTTCTAAGTTTATTGAAGCTTCTGGATATTTAAAAGATGGTATGAGTTTCCAAACAGGTGCAGGAGGAATTTCTTTAGCTGTTGCTGCAGAACTTAAAGATATTATGAAAAGAAAAGAAATCTGTGGTAGCTTTGCCTCTGGAGGAATTACTGGATATATTGTAGATATGTATAAAGAGGGGTTATTTAAAGCTTTATTCGATGTTCAGTGTTTTGATCTAAAAGCTATTGAATCTACTAGAATTAATAAAGAACATATTAGAATGTCTGCTTCTATGTATGCTAATCCTAATAATAAGGGAGCTGTTGTTAATAAACTTGATGTTGTTATTTTAGGAGCTACTGAAATGGATACTAATTTCAACGTTAATGTTACTACTGGTTCTAATGGAGTTATTATGGGTGGATCAGGAGGACATGCGGACACTGCTGCAGGTTCTAAATTATGTATTATCGTTTCTCAATTGGTAAATGCAAGAATATCTGTTGTTAAGGATAAAGTTACCACTGTAACTACTCCAGGAGAAACTGTAGATGTTTTAGTTACTGAAAGAGGTATTGCAATAAATCCTCTTAGAACTGATTTAATTGAAAGATTTAAAAATAGTAATCTTCCTATTAAAACTATTGAAGAATTAAGAGATATTGCTAAAACTTTAACTGGGGAAGAGAAAGAAATTAAATTTGAAGATAAAATTGTTGGTGTTGTTGAATATAGAGATGGAACTATAATTGATACTTTAAAAATGGTTAAATAA
- a CDS encoding methylaspartate ammonia-lyase, producing MKIIDVVCSAGKTGFYFDDQRAIKKGAGHNGFAYVGEPVTEGFATIRQAGESISVQLILEDGQVAFGDCAAVQYSGAGGRDPLFIAKDFIPLIEKEIAPKLIGRELDNFKSLAEEFDRMQVNGKRLHTAIRYGITQSLLDAVAKARKVTMAEVIQKDYNTGIEITKRPIFTQSGDNRYENADKMIIKTADVLPHALINNVEEKLGLNGEKLVEYVTWLRDRIIELRSDEDYAPILHIDVYGTIGAAFDCDTKKMADYLAVLAETAKPFKLRIEGPMDVEDGPKQIEALAALTAEVDARGIEVELVADEWCNTFEDIKAFADAKAGHVVQIKTPDLGGVNNIADAILYCNKVGIGSYCGGTCNETNRSAEVTTNIGMACGALQVLAKPGMGVDEGYMIVFNEMSRVEALVNRRKRNN from the coding sequence ATGAAAATTATCGATGTAGTTTGTTCAGCAGGAAAAACAGGATTTTATTTCGACGACCAAAGAGCTATCAAAAAAGGAGCAGGGCACAATGGTTTTGCTTATGTTGGTGAGCCAGTAACTGAAGGATTTGCAACAATAAGACAAGCAGGAGAATCTATCTCTGTTCAATTAATATTAGAAGATGGACAAGTAGCTTTCGGAGATTGTGCAGCTGTTCAATATTCAGGTGCGGGTGGAAGAGATCCTTTATTCATAGCAAAAGATTTTATTCCTTTAATTGAAAAAGAAATTGCTCCAAAATTAATAGGAAGAGAATTAGATAACTTCAAATCTTTAGCTGAAGAATTTGATAGAATGCAAGTAAATGGAAAAAGATTACATACAGCTATCAGATATGGAATAACTCAATCTTTATTAGATGCAGTTGCTAAAGCTAGAAAAGTAACTATGGCTGAAGTTATTCAAAAAGACTACAACACTGGAATTGAAATTACTAAGAGACCTATCTTCACTCAATCAGGAGATAATAGATATGAAAATGCTGATAAAATGATCATCAAAACTGCTGATGTTTTACCTCACGCATTAATCAATAACGTTGAAGAAAAATTAGGACTTAATGGAGAGAAATTAGTTGAATATGTTACTTGGTTAAGAGACAGAATTATTGAATTAAGATCTGACGAAGATTATGCTCCTATTTTACACATTGACGTTTATGGAACTATTGGTGCTGCATTTGATTGTGACACTAAAAAAATGGCTGATTATTTAGCTGTTTTAGCTGAAACTGCTAAACCATTTAAATTAAGAATAGAAGGACCTATGGACGTTGAAGATGGTCCTAAACAAATAGAAGCTTTAGCTGCTTTAACTGCTGAAGTTGATGCTAGAGGAATTGAAGTTGAACTTGTTGCTGACGAATGGTGTAATACATTTGAAGATATTAAAGCATTTGCTGATGCAAAAGCTGGACACGTAGTTCAAATAAAAACTCCAGACTTAGGAGGAGTTAACAACATCGCTGATGCAATTCTTTATTGTAATAAAGTAGGAATTGGTTCTTACTGTGGTGGTACTTGTAACGAAACAAATAGATCTGCTGAAGTAACTACTAATATCGGTATGGCTTGTGGAGCTTTACAAGTTCTTGCTAAACCAGGAATGGGTGTTGACGAAGGATACATGATCGTATTTAATGAAATGAGCAGAGTAGAAGCTTTAGTTAACAGAAGAAAAAGAAACAACTAA
- a CDS encoding HpcH/HpaI aldolase/citrate lyase family protein has product MKLRRSMLFMPGNNPGMLQTADVFGSDSVIFDLEDAVALTEKDAARILIKNAMENIKYGDTEVVVRINPLSSPFAMEDINVMARLKPNAILLPKATPEDMEVLENELVRIEKEEGFDIGSIKVCALVETAYGVETVYETIKSSPRCVAVLLGGEDLAADYGVKRTKDSEELFYARTKIVNACKALKIDAIDTPFTDTNDYEGLRKDTEKAKKLGFTGKLSINPRQIDTIHEVYSPTPAEINHAQRVMAAKDAAEKEGLGVFSLDGKMVDLPVINRAVQTLEVAKLIGLID; this is encoded by the coding sequence GTGAAACTAAGAAGATCTATGTTATTTATGCCTGGTAATAATCCTGGAATGCTTCAAACAGCAGATGTATTTGGGTCAGACTCAGTTATCTTTGACTTAGAGGACGCTGTTGCATTAACTGAAAAGGATGCTGCTAGAATACTTATAAAAAATGCTATGGAAAACATAAAATATGGTGATACTGAAGTGGTTGTTAGAATCAATCCTTTATCATCTCCATTTGCTATGGAAGATATAAATGTTATGGCAAGATTAAAGCCAAATGCTATTCTTTTACCTAAAGCAACTCCTGAAGATATGGAAGTTTTAGAAAATGAATTAGTAAGAATTGAAAAGGAAGAAGGATTTGATATAGGTTCTATTAAAGTATGTGCTCTTGTAGAAACTGCTTACGGAGTTGAAACTGTATATGAAACTATTAAAAGTTCTCCAAGATGTGTAGCTGTTCTTCTTGGTGGAGAAGATTTAGCTGCTGATTACGGTGTTAAAAGAACTAAGGATTCAGAAGAACTTTTCTATGCAAGAACTAAAATTGTAAATGCATGTAAAGCTTTAAAAATTGATGCTATAGATACTCCTTTTACAGATACAAATGATTACGAAGGACTTAGAAAAGATACAGAAAAAGCTAAGAAGCTTGGATTTACTGGAAAGCTTTCTATAAATCCTAGACAAATTGATACTATACACGAGGTATATTCTCCTACACCAGCTGAAATTAACCATGCTCAAAGAGTTATGGCTGCCAAAGATGCTGCTGAAAAAGAGGGATTAGGAGTATTCTCCCTTGATGGTAAAATGGTTGATTTACCAGTTATCAATAGAGCTGTTCAAACTTTAGAAGTTGCTAAACTAATAGGACTTATAGACTAA
- the citD gene encoding citrate lyase acyl carrier protein — protein MTINKPSKCGTLESNDIFILLTPSDKGIEIELESAVQKQFGDHIKKVIEEKLKELNISSIKVQAQDKGALDYTIRARVEGAVKRGF, from the coding sequence ATGACTATTAATAAACCTTCTAAATGTGGGACTTTAGAATCAAATGATATTTTTATTTTACTTACACCTTCTGATAAGGGAATAGAAATAGAACTAGAAAGTGCTGTACAAAAACAATTTGGTGACCATATAAAAAAAGTTATTGAAGAAAAATTAAAAGAATTAAATATCTCTTCAATAAAAGTTCAAGCTCAAGATAAAGGTGCTTTAGATTATACTATTAGAGCTAGAGTTGAAGGAGCTGTAAAAAGAGGATTTTAA
- the metK gene encoding methionine adenosyltransferase has translation MENLIYFTSECVSPGHPDKIADQISDAVLDACIEKDPNSRVACETFCTTGQVVVGGEITTTAYADIQHIVRNKIEEIGYRNGMGFDSDCGVLNAIHSQSPDIAMGVDIGGAGDQGIMFGGAVKETPELMPLALVLAREIIIKLTRMSRAKDLDWARPDAKSQVTLAYNEAGEIVGVDTIVVSVQHEPDVTQKQIHKDVKELVIKPVLEKYNLDAESVKNYHINPTGRFVIGGPHGDTGLTGRKIIVDTYGGYFRHGGGAFSGKDPSKVDRSAAYAARWVAKNIVAADLADKCEVQLSYAIGVVDPTSIKVDTFGTGKVDEHKLAEAVAKIFDLTPRGIERDLELRSGNFKYQDLAAFGHIGRTDIDLPWERTIKVEELKEYFGK, from the coding sequence ATGGAAAATTTAATTTACTTTACATCAGAATGCGTATCACCAGGACATCCAGATAAAATAGCTGACCAAATATCAGATGCTGTTTTAGATGCATGTATAGAAAAAGACCCTAATTCTAGAGTTGCCTGTGAAACTTTTTGTACAACAGGACAAGTTGTAGTAGGGGGAGAGATAACAACAACAGCTTATGCTGATATTCAACATATAGTAAGAAATAAAATTGAAGAAATAGGATATAGAAATGGAATGGGATTTGATTCAGACTGTGGAGTTTTAAATGCTATTCATTCTCAATCACCTGATATTGCCATGGGAGTAGATATTGGAGGAGCAGGAGACCAAGGAATAATGTTTGGAGGAGCAGTAAAAGAAACTCCAGAACTTATGCCATTAGCTTTAGTATTAGCTAGAGAAATCATTATTAAATTAACAAGAATGTCAAGAGCAAAGGATTTAGATTGGGCAAGACCAGATGCAAAGTCACAAGTAACTTTAGCATATAATGAAGCAGGAGAAATTGTTGGAGTTGATACTATAGTAGTTTCAGTTCAACATGAGCCAGATGTAACTCAAAAACAAATCCATAAGGATGTAAAAGAATTAGTTATTAAACCTGTTTTAGAGAAATATAACTTAGATGCTGAATCAGTTAAAAATTATCATATTAATCCAACAGGAAGATTTGTTATTGGAGGTCCTCATGGGGATACTGGATTAACAGGAAGAAAAATCATTGTTGATACTTATGGAGGATATTTTAGACATGGTGGAGGAGCTTTCTCTGGAAAAGACCCTTCAAAAGTTGATAGATCAGCTGCTTATGCAGCAAGATGGGTTGCTAAAAATATAGTTGCAGCAGACTTAGCAGATAAGTGTGAAGTTCAGTTATCTTATGCAATAGGAGTTGTTGATCCTACATCAATAAAAGTTGATACATTTGGAACTGGAAAAGTTGATGAGCATAAATTAGCTGAAGCAGTTGCTAAAATATTTGATTTAACACCTAGAGGAATTGAAAGAGACCTTGAATTAAGAAGTGGAAACTTTAAGTATCAAGACTTAGCAGCCTTTGGACATATTGGAAGAACTGATATTGACCTTCCTTGGGAAAGAACAATAAAAGTAGAAGAATTAAAAGAATACTTTGGAAAATAA
- a CDS encoding methylaspartate mutase subunit E gives MELKFRKWTDEEFFKIREEVLKQWPTGDEVDLEEAVKYHKNLPDHKNFSKKLINAKENGITLAQPRAGVALIDQHIELLNFLDKEGGADLLPSTIDSYTRQNKYENCEKGIEESKKAGRSLLNGFPGVNHGVYGCREVVEAVNLPLQLRHGTPDARLLSEVMLAAGFTSNEGGGISYNIPYAKSVSLERTLLDWQYVDRLVGWYEEHGVSINREPFGPLTGTLVPPSISNAVQIIECLLAAEQGVRNITVGYGQCGNLVQDVAAIRALEEQTMEYCKEFGYNDVYITTVFHQWMGGFPEDEAKAFGVISNGASAAALSGATKVIVKTPHEAIGVPTKEANAMGIRATKMVLNLLKGQKLPNSEEVLFEKEMIKKEVKEILDKVLELGNGDLAVGTVKGFEQGVLDIPFAPSKYNAGKMMPARDNNGMIRYLSVGNLPLSEDLKEFHRSKLQERADFEGRPISFQMTVDDIFAVGKGNLIGRPENK, from the coding sequence ATGGAATTAAAATTCAGAAAATGGACTGACGAAGAATTTTTCAAAATAAGAGAAGAAGTTCTAAAACAATGGCCCACAGGTGATGAAGTTGATTTAGAAGAAGCTGTTAAATATCATAAAAATTTACCAGATCATAAAAACTTCTCTAAAAAATTAATAAATGCTAAGGAAAATGGAATCACTCTAGCTCAACCTAGAGCAGGAGTTGCTTTAATTGATCAACATATTGAGTTATTAAACTTCCTTGATAAGGAAGGTGGAGCAGATTTACTTCCTTCAACTATTGACTCATATACAAGACAAAATAAATATGAAAATTGTGAAAAAGGTATTGAGGAATCTAAAAAAGCTGGAAGATCTCTTTTAAATGGATTCCCAGGTGTTAACCATGGAGTTTATGGATGTAGAGAGGTTGTTGAAGCAGTTAATCTTCCTTTACAATTAAGACATGGTACTCCTGATGCTAGACTTCTTTCTGAAGTTATGTTAGCTGCTGGATTTACTTCTAACGAAGGTGGAGGTATATCTTATAATATTCCTTATGCTAAATCTGTATCTCTAGAAAGAACTTTATTAGATTGGCAATATGTAGATAGATTAGTTGGATGGTATGAAGAACATGGAGTTTCTATTAATAGAGAACCATTTGGACCTTTAACTGGTACTTTAGTTCCACCATCAATTTCTAACGCTGTTCAAATTATCGAATGTTTATTAGCTGCAGAGCAAGGTGTTAGAAATATTACTGTTGGATATGGACAATGTGGAAACTTAGTTCAAGACGTTGCTGCTATAAGAGCATTAGAAGAGCAAACTATGGAATATTGTAAAGAGTTTGGATATAACGATGTATATATCACAACTGTATTCCACCAATGGATGGGAGGATTCCCTGAGGATGAGGCTAAAGCATTTGGAGTTATTTCAAATGGAGCTTCTGCTGCTGCCCTATCTGGAGCAACTAAGGTTATCGTTAAAACTCCTCACGAGGCAATTGGAGTTCCTACAAAAGAAGCTAACGCTATGGGTATAAGAGCTACTAAAATGGTTCTAAACTTATTAAAAGGACAAAAATTACCAAACTCTGAAGAAGTTTTATTCGAAAAAGAAATGATTAAAAAAGAAGTTAAAGAAATTTTAGATAAAGTTTTAGAATTAGGAAATGGAGATTTAGCAGTTGGTACTGTTAAAGGATTTGAACAAGGAGTTTTAGATATTCCATTTGCTCCATCTAAATATAATGCTGGTAAAATGATGCCTGCTAGAGATAACAATGGTATGATTAGATACTTATCAGTTGGAAACTTACCTCTTTCTGAAGACTTAAAAGAGTTCCACAGATCTAAATTACAAGAAAGAGCAGATTTTGAAGGAAGACCTATTAGCTTCCAAATGACTGTTGATGATATATTCGCAGTTGGAAAAGGAAACTTAATAGGAAGACCAGAAAATAAATAA
- the glyQ gene encoding glycine--tRNA ligase subunit alpha: MTFQEMIFALQQYWSSKGCIIGNPYDIETGAGTFNPNTFLMSLGPEPWHVAYVEPSRRPKDGRYGENPNRVYQHHQFQVIMKPSPSNIQELYLDSLRVLGIEPEKHDIRFVEDDWESPTLGAWGLGWEVWLNGMEVTQFTYFQQVGGLELDIVPVEITYGLERLALYIQNKENVYDLEWAPGIKYGDMRYQYEYENSKYAFEVADLERHFNWFDEYEKEATRALDENLVLPAYDYVLKCSHAFNVLDSRGAISTTERMAYILRVRNLAKRCAEVFVENRKELGYPLLKK, translated from the coding sequence ATGACATTTCAAGAGATGATATTTGCTCTTCAACAATACTGGAGCTCAAAAGGATGTATCATCGGGAACCCTTATGATATAGAAACAGGAGCGGGAACTTTCAATCCCAATACATTTTTAATGTCTTTAGGGCCTGAGCCTTGGCATGTGGCCTATGTAGAGCCATCAAGAAGACCAAAAGATGGAAGATATGGAGAGAACCCAAATAGAGTTTATCAACACCATCAATTCCAAGTAATTATGAAACCATCACCATCAAATATTCAAGAATTATATTTAGATTCTTTAAGAGTATTAGGAATTGAACCAGAAAAACATGATATTCGTTTTGTTGAAGATGACTGGGAATCACCAACATTAGGAGCTTGGGGACTTGGTTGGGAAGTATGGCTAAACGGAATGGAAGTTACACAATTTACTTATTTCCAACAGGTTGGAGGTCTTGAATTAGACATCGTTCCAGTAGAAATAACTTATGGATTAGAAAGATTAGCTCTTTATATTCAAAATAAAGAAAATGTATATGATTTAGAGTGGGCACCAGGAATTAAATATGGTGACATGAGATACCAATATGAATATGAAAACTCTAAATATGCATTTGAAGTGGCAGATTTAGAAAGACATTTCAACTGGTTTGACGAATATGAAAAAGAAGCTACAAGAGCTTTAGATGAAAATTTAGTATTACCAGCATATGATTATGTATTAAAATGTTCTCATGCCTTTAACGTGCTAGATTCTAGAGGAGCTATTTCTACAACTGAGAGAATGGCTTATATTTTAAGAGTTAGAAATCTTGCAAAAAGATGTGCAGAAGTATTTGTAGAAAATAGAAAAGAACTAGGATATCCTTTACTGAAAAAATAA
- the lspA gene encoding signal peptidase II — protein sequence MNSRIIKEKKMPYIIFIGLLVIVDQLSKYEIDTRFFEGETFPIIGKFFHLTYVKNRGIAFGFFQGKLDVISLITIFAIIAIGIYFYKTFKKSTLMEKLGYSFILGGAIGNIFDRIYRGFVVDMIDFRGIWSFVFNLADVWINIGVALILLDSFIKERRKK from the coding sequence ATTAATTCTAGAATAATCAAGGAGAAAAAAATGCCATATATTATTTTCATCGGGCTATTGGTAATAGTAGATCAACTTTCTAAATATGAAATAGATACAAGATTTTTTGAAGGAGAAACTTTCCCTATTATAGGGAAGTTTTTCCATTTAACCTATGTAAAAAATAGAGGTATAGCCTTTGGATTTTTCCAAGGAAAATTAGATGTAATAAGTTTAATTACTATATTTGCTATTATTGCAATAGGAATATACTTTTATAAAACCTTTAAAAAATCCACTCTTATGGAAAAACTAGGTTATAGTTTTATATTAGGTGGAGCTATTGGAAACATATTTGATAGAATCTACAGAGGATTTGTTGTTGATATGATAGATTTTAGAGGTATCTGGTCCTTTGTATTTAACCTAGCAGATGTTTGGATAAATATAGGTGTTGCCTTAATACTTCTAGATAGTTTTATAAAGGAAAGAAGGAAAAAATAG
- the glyS gene encoding glycine--tRNA ligase subunit beta translates to MRLLFEIGMEEIPARFLEQALSDIKNNLQKKLKEDRIAFDSMKTYGTPRRLVLLVEGLGEKQEDLNMLNMGPAKSVAYDSNGEISRAGLGFAKSQGIEPKELELIETPKGEYIAARKFMKGEETSKLLPELLKSLVMELSFPNSMKWGEKHFRFARPIQWFLALADDEVVDFEIEDIRSGRKSKGHRFFGQEFEVATIDEYFQKIRENNVIIDIEERKNMIKSLIDENCIEEGEQVLIEPGLLSEVTNLVEYPYPIVGTFNSDFLEVPQDVLIISMEVHQRYFPILDSNGKLLPKFVVVRNGIDFSENVKKGNEKVLSARLADARFFYQEDLKNPLVNNVEKLKTVVFQKDLGTIYNKIERAGKVAEYLTKKLNIEDRAENVQRTILLAKADLVSNMIGEKEFTKLQGFMGADYALKSGEHELVSKGIEEHYYPRFQGDKLPTEYEGVIAGITDRLDTLCGCFGVGIIPSGSKDPFALRRAALGIVNIILNSKLDLSLDELVEESLKTLETAGVLKRPKAEVKKEIMEFFKQRAINVLTDMNYSKDVVLAVLDTDYDNLVEAQMKIEALEKFAKNEKFNKLVSMLKRVGNISKDHEGTVIDGNLLVADIEKELYTKSLEVSKAVEVELSNKEYTQYLETILSTEEVIDKYFESVMVMDKDENIKNNRLSQLRFISEIFNKIANLTLIEEK, encoded by the coding sequence GTGAGATTACTTTTTGAAATAGGAATGGAAGAGATCCCTGCAAGGTTTCTTGAGCAGGCTTTATCAGATATAAAAAATAATTTACAAAAAAAACTAAAAGAGGATAGAATCGCCTTTGATTCAATGAAGACATATGGTACTCCAAGAAGATTAGTTCTTTTAGTAGAGGGATTAGGAGAAAAGCAAGAGGATTTAAATATGTTAAATATGGGTCCTGCAAAATCTGTGGCATATGATTCAAATGGAGAAATTTCTAGAGCTGGATTAGGGTTTGCAAAATCTCAAGGAATTGAACCGAAAGAATTAGAGTTAATAGAGACTCCAAAGGGAGAATATATAGCTGCTAGAAAGTTTATGAAGGGAGAAGAAACTTCAAAACTTCTACCAGAACTTTTAAAATCTTTAGTAATGGAATTAAGCTTCCCGAACTCGATGAAATGGGGAGAAAAGCACTTTAGATTTGCTAGACCTATTCAATGGTTCTTGGCTTTAGCAGACGATGAAGTTGTAGATTTTGAAATTGAAGATATTAGAAGTGGAAGAAAATCAAAGGGACATAGATTCTTCGGACAAGAGTTTGAAGTTGCGACTATAGATGAGTATTTCCAAAAAATAAGAGAAAATAATGTAATTATTGATATAGAAGAAAGAAAAAATATGATTAAATCTTTAATAGATGAAAATTGTATTGAAGAGGGAGAGCAGGTTTTAATAGAACCAGGATTATTATCTGAAGTTACAAATTTAGTGGAATATCCATATCCAATTGTTGGAACATTTAATTCAGATTTCTTAGAAGTACCTCAAGATGTATTAATAATTTCTATGGAAGTACACCAAAGATATTTCCCAATTTTAGATTCAAATGGAAAATTATTACCTAAATTCGTTGTTGTAAGAAATGGTATTGATTTTTCTGAAAATGTAAAAAAAGGAAATGAAAAGGTATTATCTGCAAGATTAGCAGATGCTAGATTCTTCTATCAAGAAGATTTAAAAAATCCATTAGTTAATAATGTTGAAAAACTAAAAACAGTTGTATTCCAAAAAGATTTAGGAACTATTTATAATAAAATAGAAAGAGCTGGAAAAGTTGCTGAATATTTAACTAAAAAATTAAATATAGAAGATAGAGCTGAAAATGTTCAAAGAACAATTTTATTAGCAAAAGCTGACTTAGTATCTAATATGATAGGTGAAAAGGAATTCACTAAACTTCAAGGATTTATGGGAGCAGATTATGCCCTAAAGTCTGGAGAGCATGAATTAGTTTCAAAGGGAATAGAGGAGCATTACTATCCAAGATTCCAAGGGGATAAATTACCTACTGAATATGAGGGAGTTATTGCTGGTATCACAGATAGATTAGATACATTATGTGGATGTTTCGGTGTAGGAATTATTCCAAGTGGATCAAAAGACCCGTTTGCATTAAGAAGAGCAGCCTTAGGAATTGTTAATATTATCTTAAATTCAAAATTAGATTTATCTTTAGATGAGCTAGTTGAAGAATCATTAAAAACTTTAGAAACAGCAGGAGTTTTAAAAAGACCTAAAGCTGAAGTTAAAAAAGAGATAATGGAGTTCTTTAAACAAAGAGCAATTAATGTATTAACAGATATGAATTACTCAAAAGATGTTGTTTTAGCTGTTTTAGATACAGATTATGATAATTTAGTAGAAGCTCAAATGAAAATAGAAGCCTTAGAAAAATTTGCTAAGAATGAGAAGTTTAATAAACTTGTTTCTATGCTAAAAAGAGTAGGAAATATCTCTAAAGATCATGAAGGAACAGTAATAGATGGAAATCTTTTAGTTGCAGATATTGAAAAGGAATTATATACAAAATCTTTAGAAGTAAGTAAAGCTGTTGAAGTAGAACTTTCAAATAAAGAGTATACTCAATATTTAGAAACAATTTTAAGTACTGAGGAAGTTATTGATAAGTATTTTGAATCTGTAATGGTTATGGATAAAGATGAAAATATTAAAAATAATAGATTATCACAGCTTAGATTTATATCTGAAATCTTCAATAAAATAGCTAATTTAACTTTAATTGAAGAAAAATAA